The sequence GCGCTCGCGAGTGAAGACCCTCTCATCATATGTTATCTCCAGGCGGTCCTTTAGGAACTCCTCAACGTTCCTCTTCCCCTCTTCATCATCGAAGAAGAACTGCAGGCAGTACTGTTCCTTGCGCTCAGGGAACAGGCCGTAGCAAGCGTAGCCTGCCCCCAGTCCATTTTCCCTCTCTTCCATGATCGTGAGCATGCGAGCGATGCGATCTCCTCCGATCATATCCCCTTTCAACGATATGCATGAGGCTATGCCACAGCCACCCAGCTGTCCTTGCCAGTCAGGTGGCCTGGAGGCGGCGTAGTTCTGGGTTCGTACTGGCATCCCGCGCCTATCGGTTCGGCCGGGACCGCAACTCTCTTCACTCATTCGGTTTCCTCTCCTTATATCATGTCAAGGGCATCGCGCGGACCTTCAATCGACACGTGGATGCCCTTATATTTGACCTTTATTAACGGTCATTCATCAATTCATGCCATGTTTATTACTATGTATCATCTATTATTCAGTTTTTATTTTGACTATTGAATATCAGTAAAAGCTACTAAAATTGTGATCATATTTAGGTGTTACCAAGGTAATCGGTTTTTTATGGTTATTATTACGATATTCGTAAATTATTTGTCTATACATCGATGTTTATCGTCCGTAAAAATGAAATTGCCCTAGAATAATCATTATTAACAGTCATTTTGTCTAATACGTAATCTACTCATCCTTGATTCCTTTGAATATATACGCCGCGATGCTGGAAAATGATAATAATATGATTGTCGTTAATGAAATCCATCTGAGCAAGGTGAGGCCTCAATGACATCGTCTAGGACCGCCCTGGTGCCGCAACTTCCCGATTTGGACAAGATACGGCAGATGAGAAAAAGATTGAACCTGTCCCAGCGAGAGCTGGCCGGGTTGGCTGGGGTTAGCCAGTCTCTGATAGCCAAGATCGAGAGAGGGACCATCGACCCTTCCTACAGCAACGTGCGCAAGATATTGGCGGCCTTCGAGGAGGTCATAAGGAGACGCAAGGTGGAAGGCGTGCGCTCCGGGACCCAGCTGACCGTTGGGGACCTGGCGACCCGAGGTGTGATATTCGTCACCCCTGACCAGAACGTGGGCGAGGCGGTGGAGAGGATGATGAAGGGGCGTTTCACTCAGTTGCCTGTTATCGTTGGCGATAGGATCGTCGGAGGCGTCACCGACGACGCCATAAGGGATTACACCATCGAACAGACCAAGACCAAGAAGAAAACATACGAGGAGGTCATGCGAACCCATATCGAGGAGATCATGGACGCTCCGTTCCCCATTTTGAGCGAGGACACTCCCATCGACCTGGCGTCATTCCATCTGCAAAGAGAGGAGGCCATATTGGTCTCCCGCAAGGGGGCCATCGTGGGCATCCTTACCAGTGCTGACTTTCTGAACCTGGGAATGAACCAGTGATCGGAACGGTATACTGTCAGGACAAGCGGTCAGTGTACGAGCGAGGCGATCGGCAATGAGACGTAAGGACCTGGAGATATTGTTGCAGTCTTTGGACAGGTTCCAAAGTCCTAAGCCCGAATTGGAGCAGTATTCCACCCCCGCGGTCATCGCTGCCGAGATGTTGTTCGGAGCTCTGGCCCGTGGGCACATAGAAGGACGGAAGGTGCTTGACCTGGGCTGTGGCACCGGTCTTCTGGGGATAGGGGCTGCATTGTTGGGCGCGTCATCGGTGGTCGGGGTGGATAAGGACCCAATAGCATTGGAACAGGCCAAGGCTAACGCTGTCAAAGCTGGCGTGGAGATCGATATTCGACAGGCAGATGTGGATGTCTTCTCGGAAAAGGCGGACACGGTGATCATGAACCCTCCTTTCGGTGCGCAGAGAAAAGGGGCGGACCGGCCATTTCTCAGTACTGCCATGCACTGCGCCCCTGTGATCTATTCCCTGCATCTTAGCCAGACCGAGGCGTTCGTCCAGCGTTATGTGGCCCGGGAGGGGTTCACTGCGGAGGTGCTAAAAAGGTATAAATTCGGGATTCCTTATATGTTCGAATTCCATAGCAAGGCGAAGAAGGATGTCGACGTCACGCTATTCTGCATTCTCAAATTAGGTGTATTCGAATGAGTGTCAAGAAAAAGGTTTTACCAGGTGACGAGGTGGCAGTGGCCGAGGAGTACCTCCCTGCCGAAGGCACATACGAGGAGGACGGTATAGTATACTCCGCATTGACCGGTGATCTGAATATCAATGACGGAGAGAAGACCGT comes from Methanomassiliicoccales archaeon and encodes:
- a CDS encoding CBS domain-containing protein: MTSSRTALVPQLPDLDKIRQMRKRLNLSQRELAGLAGVSQSLIAKIERGTIDPSYSNVRKILAAFEEVIRRRKVEGVRSGTQLTVGDLATRGVIFVTPDQNVGEAVERMMKGRFTQLPVIVGDRIVGGVTDDAIRDYTIEQTKTKKKTYEEVMRTHIEEIMDAPFPILSEDTPIDLASFHLQREEAILVSRKGAIVGILTSADFLNLGMNQ
- a CDS encoding METTL5 family protein, with translation MRRKDLEILLQSLDRFQSPKPELEQYSTPAVIAAEMLFGALARGHIEGRKVLDLGCGTGLLGIGAALLGASSVVGVDKDPIALEQAKANAVKAGVEIDIRQADVDVFSEKADTVIMNPPFGAQRKGADRPFLSTAMHCAPVIYSLHLSQTEAFVQRYVAREGFTAEVLKRYKFGIPYMFEFHSKAKKDVDVTLFCILKLGVFE